The following proteins are co-located in the Anser cygnoides isolate HZ-2024a breed goose chromosome 2, Taihu_goose_T2T_genome, whole genome shotgun sequence genome:
- the ALDH5A1 gene encoding succinate-semialdehyde dehydrogenase, mitochondrial, with translation MSSLLPLRAAAFAAGARRRLLLQPPAAPGPAAARSGSGALPGGLVRRGGLVGGRWLEAPAAFAVRDPASGQELGPVADCGAAEARAAVRAAHGAGAAWGRLPAKERSALLRRWYELMVERRDDLAAIITAENGKPLKEAQGEILYSASFLEWFAEEARRVYGDVIPASAKDRRILVLKQPVGVAAIITPWNFPSAMITRKVGAALAAGCTVVVKPAEDTPLSALALGELANQAGIPAGVYNVVPCSRQQAPAVGEVLCTDPLVAKISFTGSTETGKILLKHAAGTVKRVSMELGGHAPFIVFDSADVDRAVAGALASKFRNSGQTCVCTNRFLVQKGIHDKFVEKFAKAIRSQLRVGNGFDANTTQGPLINEKAVEKVERHINDAVSQGASIVTGGKRHSLGKNFFEPTLLSNVTTKMLCTQEETFGPLAPVIKFETEEEAIAIANAASVGLAGYFYSQDPAQIWRVAEQLEVGMVGVNEGIVSSVESPFGGVKQSGLGREGSKYGIDEYLEIKYVCFGGL, from the exons ATGTCGAGCCTCCTGCCCCTCCGCGCCGCCGCCTTCGCCGCCGGCGctcgccgccgcctcctgctgcagcccccggcggccccgggcccggcggcggcgcggagcggcAGCGGGGCGCTGCCCGGCGGGCTGGTGCGGCGGGGCGGGCTGGTGGGCGGCCGCTGGCTGGAGGCGCCCGCGGCCTTCGCTGTGCGGGACCCGGCCAgcgggcaggagctgggcccCGTGGCCGACTGCGGCGCGGCCGAGGCGAGGGCGGCCGTGAGGGCCGcgcacggggccggggccgcctgGGGCCGCCTCCCCGCCAAG GAGAGGAGCGCCCTCCTCCGCAGGTGGTACGAGCTGATGGTGGAGAGGAGGGACGACCTGGCCGCGATCATAACGGCGGAAAAC GGAAAACCTCTGAAAGAAGCGCAGGGGGAAATCCTATATTCTGCCTCATTTCTGGAATGGTTTGCGGAAGAAGCTCGCCGAGTTTATGGTGATGTCATTCCAGCATCTGCAAAAGACAGAAGAATCCTGGTGCTGAAACAGCCAGTGGGAGTGGCAGCTATTATAACCCCA TGGAACTTCCCCAGTGCTATGATTACCCGGAAGGTTGGtgcagctctggcagctggCTGTACAGTAGTAGTGAAACCTGCAGAGGATACACCTTTATCAGCATTGGCTCTTGGAGAG CTTGCAAACCAGGCTGGAATTCCTGCAGGAGTGTATAACGTTGTTCCTTGTTCCAGACAACAGGCACCAGCTGTAGGGGAAGTCTTGTGCACTGATCCATTGGTAGCCAAAATATCTTTTACTGGCTCCACTGAAACAGGAAAG ATACTGCTGAAGCATGCAGCTGGCACCGTGAAGCGAGTCTCCATGGAGCTTGGAGGGCATGCTCCTTTTATAGTGTTTGACAGTGCCGATGTGGACCGTGCTGTGGCAGGAGCCCTTGCTTCTAAGTTTAGAAACTCAGGACAG acatGTGTTTGCACAAACCGTTTCCTGGTGCAAAAGGGAATCCATGACAAATTTGTGGAAAAGTTTGCTAAAGCCATAAGGAGCCAGCTACGTGTTGGAAATGGATTTGATGCAAATACCACCCAAGGGCCACTAATCAATGAAAAAGCAGTAGAAAAG GTAGAGAGACATATTAATGATGCAGTTTCTCAAGGAGCATCTATTGTGACTGGAGGGAAACGACACAGCTTggggaagaatttctttgaGCCAACATTACTGAGTAATGTTACAACAAAAATGCTTTGCACACAAGAGGAGACATTTGGCCCTTTAGCACCAGTTATCAA ATTTGAGACTGAAGAAGAAGCTATTGCCATAGCAAATGCAGCCAGTGTGGGTTTAGCAG GATATTTCTACTCCCAAGATCCAGCTCAGATCTGGAGAGttgcagagcagctggaagTTGGAATGGTTGGTGTAAACGAAGGCATAGTCTCCTCAGTGGAGAGTCCTTTTGGTGGGGTAAAGCAGTCTGGCTTAGGACGGGAAGGTTCGAAGTATGGCATTGATGAAtacttagaaataaaatacGTCTGCTTCGGAGGCTTgtaa